Below is a genomic region from Penaeus vannamei isolate JL-2024 chromosome 18, ASM4276789v1, whole genome shotgun sequence.
atatatatatatatatatatatatatatatatatatgtagatagatagatagatagatagatatacacacacgcatacacatacatgcatttatatatacatatatatatatatatatatatatatgtatatatatatatgtatatacatatatatatacatatatatacatatacatatatatacatatatatatatatatatatatatatatatatatatatatatatatatatatgtatatatatgtatatatatatgtatatatatacatatatattgttatatatgcaaatatgtatatataagtatatgtatatatatacatatatatatatatatatatatatatatatatatatatatatatgtaagtatgtatgtatgtgatgtatatatatatatatatatatatatatatatatatatattcaatatacatatatacatatattcaatatatatatatatatatatatatatatatatatatatatatatattctatatatatatatatatatatatatatatatatatatatatatatatatttgcgtgtgtgtgtgtttatatatgtatgtatgtatatacatacatacatacatatatatatacatatatatatatatatatatatatatatatatatatttgtgtgtgtgtgtgtctcaatctCAAAAGTAATGCGCAGGGCGCTAATGAGCGCATAACAGGCATATTGGTGGTTGGTtgccggagggaagggggaaggattaaAGTGCAAGTGCAAGTGTCAGTGTTTATGAGTGTACTTGTGGTGTTAagtgtttgtttagtttgtttgtgaatgtgttgaGTGTTTTAGTTTCAATTATGTGTTGGGGGAGCCTATTCCAGTCGCGTTTGGTGGGAAGAATGAGTGCTTGTAGGAGTCAGTGTTAGTGTGGTACGTGACAAATTTACTGGTGTGTGAGTTCCTTGTGTTGCGAGAGTGTGCTGCTTGTAAGTATACGTGTTTACTGATGTCGACAAGGTTGCTTGTGATTTTTGTACATGATTGTAAATCTGCGTGCTTGTAGTCGTGTCTCGAGCAAGTccatctgttttttgtttttttttaatgtgagatGTAATACCAGGTGTACGGTTAATTGTGTGTAATGAACCTGACAGCCCTAGTATTTACCTGCTCAAGCTTTTCAATGTTGTGCTTAGTGTAAGGGTCCCATACAGCCGTACAATACTCAAGTGTTGGGCGTTCAAGTGTGTTGTAAGCAACGTGTTTGATGTCAGGTGTACAGTTGTGTAGCTTCCTCCCTAGAATCCCCAGTGTTCTGCTTGCTTTATTGATGATGAAGTCGATGTGTGTGTTGAAGGTAAGGTTATTGGTTAGGTGGATGCCGAGGTATTTATAAGATGATGCAGGAATTAAATGTTAGTTATGTAAGGCGTAAAGGTAGTGAATTGGTGTGTGGAATCTGGTGAAGCGGAGAATTATCCATTTATCGAGTCTAAAAGACATTTGCCATGATCTTTCCCACTGTTCTAGAGCGTCAGTGTCTTGCTGGAGGAGTCTATAGTCGTCTTCAGTTTCTATAGAAACAAAAGGCTGTCGTCAGCAAAAAGTCTAGCACAAGATTTAGGAGTCGAAAGTGGAATGTCGTTAATgtacaggaggaaaagaagggggccgAGAACggtgccttgtgggacaccagaAGAGACGGGACAGGGTCGGAAGATACGCCGTCGAGTGAGACACATTGGGTCCTACACGCCAAGATAGCAGAGATCCAGTGAAGAATTGGTCCCGTGATCCCGTAATGTCGTAATTTAAGAGTCAGTCTTTTGTGGGGAACTTTGTCAAAGGCTTTGGCAAAGTCAAGCAGCATGGCGTCAACTTGTTTAGTGTCACGTCTGTCTAGTTGTGGGACAATGTCGTGATAAGTAGTGATTAGTTGGGTCTCACATGATCGTCTAGGCCGAAAACCCGTGTTGTGAGTCTGTAAGGATGTTGTGGGTATCAATGTGATTTATTATGTGTTTGTATTATGTGTTCAAAAATCTTGCTTGACGATCGATGTGAGGGAGATGGGGCGAGAATTTGTCGGGTCAGTTCCGTCGCCtgtcttatatgtatacacacacacatacacacacgttgtGTCTGTGAGCAACTAAGCTCATATGAGACATTCTCTTCAAAGACcctcacatacatattttttattgagAAATTGTCTACAGTTGTGCCTTCTGTCAAGAAAGAAATTTATAATGTTAGGTAATACTCCTCCAAATCCAATGGTAAATATCTCTGAGAGTACACCATGCTTTCAACTGGTATCATTAACCTTTTGTAGTTCAGAGAAGACGAATATTCTCCATAGCATCTTTTAGTCTTGCAGTTTTCTGGTCAAACTTATATATTGGCCATGTTGAACCAAACTCGATCATTTTCTCCATTCGCGTGAACTTGTAATAAATTTTTGATATCAACATTTCACATCTGAGATTTCCTGTCAGCTGCAACAGTAGTGTTTTTCTAAATATAATTGCATGTTAGAACGATGTGTTTTCTGAATTTGCCTCTTGTCCGGTACTTCTGAGTTGGTTGCAGTTAAGTGAATTAGAGATTAGAATCTCTGCATTACAGATGGTGATCTTAAGAGTATAGTAAATGAATATGCTTCTGCTTTCGATTAGGGTGTTAGGCACCATAAACTACACATAGGGAAAGCACGATAGACCCCACGTTTAATGTTTGGCAGGAAAAGTCGAGAAGGACAAAAAATTACATCGTTCATACACAGAGATACGTATGACTAAAAACGTGTATTTTCACTTATATATTCGATCGATGAGCCAAGAGGATTGAGAATGGCGTTGTTGTATCCTCCTGATGAACAAACGGAGTCACCCACTGGACATAAATTAATACCTCATTGAGGATGTTATTTCTCTTACTAGTGCAGCTAACAGAGGATAATACATCTGTTGCGTTCCTTAGTTTGTTGGGACAAGTTTCACTTCAGGAATTATTGTTCTTGTGATAGAAAGACTTGGCTTCATCCTAGACTGTAGCCACCAAGCAGAGAGGTGCACAGGACGAGATAAAAACAGTCTGAACATTGTTGTATATTATGTGTACCGCTTTGGATGTTATGCCAATCCATTATTTATGAACTGATATGTGTTTGTCGACATATTAATCGTTAGAAAACCATTAAGTACATGTATGGAAGAATGCATATAGATATTCTGCTGTGATGAAGTCGCTACAGAATATCTCTCATCCATGACAACTCATCCATGACAGACCCCTACCTGCTCATGGTTATCCTACaacctctcttactcttcacacCGCAAGGAACTCCTAAACTTCCAAGTATCAGCTGAACACGTTACCTACGAATACaagactaaaaaaataatattctatAAATAAGCAACATTGCCGTTGTgacagtgtgtttgtatgtggttcCATGGTCGTTTTTATAATTTAACTTAGACACATGGTTGACGATATGAGTCAGTGCCATGTATGTGAGAGTATCGGTAAGAGAATGTATGTGAAAGCGAGCATTTACATACGCACAGAACACGTGATCTTGGCCAGATTCAGAGTTCGTGTATTGCAACATCCATCGGAGTGGGTATtcgaaaagtgtgtgtgtgtgtgtgtgtgtgtgtgagtgtgtgtgcgtgtgtgtgtgtgtgcgtgcgtgcgtgcgtgcgtgcgtgcgtgtgtgtgtgtgtgtgtgtgtgtgtttgtgtgtgtgtgtgtttggtgccgCCCATGATAAATCTGCGCTCCTATAGCACTAGTGgattgaaattaatgataataaatggaaaTGATTGTAGTGGCTTGTTATATGTAAATCAGGAAAGAGACAGGTTTATAATGGTATATGTTGACCGAATTACATATTGTTCCATAAGGGATTTACTAAAATATCAGgagatttatatgatttatatatgtatacattccaaAAAATACAATGTAAGAAGTCATGCAGAATTCCCCCTTTTATCCAGAAACCATATCCTTACACAGTTAAAAATAATTCTGGCAGATTACAAGATATGCGGTACAGGTGTCGCACCAACAACATCCATTTACGAGAAAATAAACCACAGGAAACATTCTTCGGGCAACATTTTACGATAATTTCCTCATTCACCTGTATGTTGACACGATGACTGTAGATTATCTTCGTTACTGAATACTTTTCTTTTgggaattttgtattttttgatgGGTAAATAGAGAGACTGACTTATAATTAAGAGGAATGTTCGAATGTCACAATGGTAATACTGCATGAAAACTGGGGATGCCGAAAGTTAAGACATGAATATATTACTGTAatttgtctatatttgtatagcataagcaaaaaaaaaatgaagtaaatcaCTACCACCTATGTAGTAAGGCAAATAAGCTATTATTAAGAATATATTTCAAATCTTTTATGCCAGGCATTCACCCTATGAAAAGCCTTACCGGTAAAGAAGCAAATACGACTGCTATTTTTGTTCCTACATTTTCAAGATATGCGAACTTCACGTGTCAAATGAACGTTATCGGAAAATAGGATTATTGGGACTATAAACCACGAAACAAAAAAGCTACGGCAAGCATCAGACTTTAGCATTCTGTATGAAAATCGTACCACCTATGAAGGACATCAGGTGAACAGCACACGCCAAGCAAGCTGCAGAATAATCTAAGCCTTCGAGAAAGAGCGTCGCTATATGAAGTATTCTGGACATTCCTCCTTCAGGTGAACGCCACTGCCTCCCACGGAAAACCCTAATGACTACTGATCTCCAAGGTATCCAAGGTAAAAATAAGATATGTCTAGTTTATCCAGAATATGCTCTTCGGGGGGAGTCCCGCTACTGAATCCGCTCCCTGAACGAGAAGAATCCGTCCTGCTCGAACACCAGCGTGGCGTGTCTCTCCTCCGTGGTCCCCAGGATGACGGCCCTGCAGGTGTAGCGGCCGTTGTCCCCGACCTTCAGCGTCTTCACCGTCAGCTGGGACTTGACGAAGTGCCTCACCCACACCTTCTCTTCGCTCACTGGGAACACGGGTCATAATGCACCGGTTAATTATGTAAAGGTGTCATTTTTAATACTTATATTAATTCATAAATTaatctatattatatttaattatgtaaAGATGTCACTTTTAATACTTATATTAATTCATAAATTaatctatattatatttaattatgtaaAGATGTCACTTTTAATATTTATGGACTTAAATGGTAAGCATAATTATGTAAAGATGTCATTTTTAATACTTATTATATTCATTGATAAATTaatctatattatatttaattatgtaaAGATGTCACTTTTAATACTTATTATATTAATTCATAAATTaatctatattatatttaattatgtaaAGATGTCACTTTTAATATTTATGAACTTAAATGATAAGCATAATTATGTAAAGATGTCATTTTTGATACTTATTATATTAATTCATAAATTaatctatattatatttaattatgtaaAGATGTCACTTTTAATGTTTATGAACTTAAATGATAAGCTAATTATGTAAAGATGTAATTTTTAATACTTATTATATTAATTCATAAATTaatctatattatatttaattatataaagaTGTCACTTTTAATATCTATGAACTTAAATGATAAGCATAATTATAATGTGACTCTTCACTCTTGACGCTTCCCTTTACCTTGTATCCGATATTTTTCCGATTCTTCAATCATGTGGCCGTCTTTGAACCACAAGACTGTAGGCTTGAGAAGGCTGCCAGAGGTGCAAGATATATCGATGTTGGAACCCCAAGGAAACTTCCAGACGGAATCGCTACCACTAAGTCGGAGATCAGCGGACAATGGTGCTAAAAATAAACCGTATGTACTTTCTTACGTGAACTGCTAGTACGGGCAAGCTTCCATACAGATaacctacacatatacatgaagaaatgaaaagatctatgtaacatacacatatacatgaagaaatgaaaagatctatgtaacatacacatatacatgaagaaatgaaaagatctatgtaacatacacatatacatgaagaaatgaaaagatctatgtaacatacacatatacatgaagaaatgaaaagatctatgtaacatacacatatacatgaaatgaaaagatctatgtaacatacacatatacatgaagaaatgaaaagatctatgtaacatacacatatacatgaagaaatgaaaagatctatgtaacatacacatatacatgaagaaATTAAAAGATCTATATAGACGTTACATTACCTTTGGCTGTATTTAGAAGGTGTGGTCCATGGGCAGGCAAGTGTTCCACGAGAGTGCAGGTACGACAGCAAAACCTCGCAATGTAATCGGTGACGCTGCACTCAGTACTCAGGTACCTCACGCAGTCATCGTGGTCAATCACGTCGGTGCAGTTGGGATGAATTGTAACATCTGAAGGGAAATGGCGAGTTGTTCAGATTGTCCCATGAACAACGTTTGGGCAGTGAGTGAAAAGAAGAGTTGACATATCGGGGCCTTGTTTAATGTTGTTGGTTATGGGATGGAAGTTGTTCAGATTATCCCAAGAACAACGTTTGGGCAGTGAGTGAAAAGAAGATTTCAAATATTGGGGCCTTGTTTAATGTTATTGGTTATGGGATGGAAGTTGTTCAGATTATCCCAAGAACAACAATTGTGCAGTGAGTGAAAAGAAGAGTTGACATATCGGGGCCTTGTTTAATGTTGGTTAGGGGATGGAAGTTGTTCAGATTATCCCAAGAACAACGTTTGGGCAGTGAGTGAAAAGAAGAGTTGACATAGTGGGGCCTTGTTTAATGTTGTTGGTTGTGGGATGGAAGTTGTTCAGATTATCCCAAGAACAACAATTGTGCAGTGAATGAAGAGTTGAAAGAGTGGAACCTTGTTTAATGTTGTTGGTTATGGGACGGAAGTTGTTCAGATTATCCCAAGAACAACAATTGTGCAGTGAGTGAAAAGAAGAGTTGAAGTAGTGGAGCCTTGATTAATATTATTGGTTGTGGGATGGAAGTTGTTCAGATTATCCCAAGAACAACGTTTGGGCAGTGAGTGAAGAGTTGATATATCGGGGCCTTGTTTAATGTTGTTGGTTAGGGGATGGAAGTTGTTCAGATTATCCCAAGAACAATGTTTAATGTTGTTGGTTGTGGGATGGAAGTTATTCAGATTATCCCAAGAACAACAATTGTGCAGTGAATGAAAAGAAGAGTTAAAATAGTGGAGCCTTGTTTAATATTATTGGTTGTGGGATGGAAGTTGTTCAGATTATCCCAAGAACAACAGTTGTGCCGTGAATGAAGAGTTTAAATAGTGGAGCCTTGTTTAATGTTGTTGGTTGTGGGATGGAAGGCCTGGATCCCCCACACGTAGGAATCATAGTCAGGCGGAGTTCAGCACTTTCGAGAATTATACCTGGACGATACGTTGGAAACATGTAAAGAACAATGGGCCATCACACGCGACTGGGTTTGTGGTCCACTTTATTACCGTGAATTTTaacgtttatttattatttattatttattatttatttattatttattatttatttatttattatttattatttattatttatttattatttattattaatttattatttattatttattatttattatttatttattatttattatttattaacgtttatttattacgtttatttattactttattactttattactttatttgtggTACCACTTTATTACTCTATTACCGTGAGATATTCCAATGGAAAAGCGATTTTCAGATAACTGGACGTATAACAAAGATGCAGTATGTTGATAAAAAGGTAGAGGGTCTGTAGATTTAACTGGTTAGAGTCCAAAAGTGCATTTATTCGTTCACTCCGCTAGTTGCTATTTAGGAATATATGTCCGGAACGCACTTATAAAAACACCAcctactttttcttattcttacagGTGTTATTGATATAATGTCGAACATGAAAATATAATTTTCTATTAAAATGCTACTTGAAGAATTTGATTTCAGCATATTTGGACCATGGATTTGGGGCCATCATAGAATGTCGATAAAGGCCTAAGAATCTCGGCTATGGAACCTAGATTAATGTGACCTTAATACTCAATGACCAGTGTCTAAGTAAAGGTCAAGATATAATAGTATATTTCTTGAAAAGTAGACATACGTGATTGAAAACTAAAAAATGTCTATATTGCCTGTTATGTTGTGATAGCGTGAGCTTGTTCTTTGAAAGAAATAAGAGCTGAGTTGCCATTTCATaacatttatacttttatatagaaTGTTAATGGCCAAAGGCTCACCAACAGACTTTTGTGCATAAAGTTGTAAACAAAATCATCAAGATGGAACTGTGGTAAGATGAGGGATATATGTTTGGAGACTTTTTTGGCGAAGAAATGCAACGTTTTAGAtcaaatgcatgtttgtttgtttgttttgtatgcatCTCACTTTCCATTCACACGTTGCCGAGAAAGTTTGGAAATCCTCCGGAGTAATCTAGAACTATTTTTGATAGATTCAGCCCCTACGATGCTTACTTTACCGTATCAACcttcagatgaaaaaaaaaatctagaattgCTACTTCGAAATAACTCTAAATCAGAATAAAGACACcagagaaacattttttttccccgTGAGCCACACGTACTTACCTGTCACCTTGACCCTTATCTGGCTGGTGTCGGACCCGGCTTCGTTCGTCGCGTTGCAGATGTAGCTCCCGCTGTCGCTCTCGTCGGCGTTTTTGATGGTGAGTGTGTCCACCACTGTCGTTAGTAGTCGATCCACCGAACCGTTTTCTAAGAAATCACCAAGAAAGTCAGTTATCTAAATAAACAGGATCCTTAATTAACATCTTTTAAGAATGAGTTTTATGGATGCACACTATGAATGAGAAACCGAAAGATTTCATAATTCGCAAACTCTGAGAAACCGAAAGATTTCGTTATTCGCAAACCCCAATGGAATCTGAAGACGTTTACATACCTTTCCTCAAATATTTCTCAGACTCTACAATCGCCTCGAAGTTCTTGTACCAGGCGATACCAGGTGTTTGGTAGCCCTTGGCCTGGCACTTCAGAGTCACATCGACCCCGGCCGGATACAGCTGGTCCCTTGACGTGATGCGAGCTTGGATAGGGGCTGTTGGAAGGACAACTCATATCTTAAGTATACGTGAATTATTTGCTGTTGCACTTGACAGAACGTAAGAGGAATATTCTCTCTGTCATACAAAACATCTAAACGTAGTGAGTCAGAGAAGAACACTGGTCTACAACAAAGatgaacatttaaacaaacacactatttcactctctctatctatctctttctcttcctctctacctctctctctctctctctctccctctctcttcctctctctctccctctctcttcctgactccctctcaccctctctctctctctctccctctctcttcccctctccctctctcttcccctctccatctctctccctcccttcc
It encodes:
- the LOC113813434 gene encoding neural cell adhesion molecule 1, coding for MKLVLVAVAALLAGGGAVDPLNIVGQLTVSELTQVINDIMEEVMTRVMTKTLPSVQKKAVQNDGVALHPNCSDNNVYNGCGLVVQYGLCNKAAYYARYCCRSCTLANQIPLYGQHLLNNAEAPVEAKVTTTSTSVQLGSEVTISCHASGYPEPDVAWFKGNSLIRLSNKYALGVSAALNPLVQRPRSDLTIKDFVREDADTYLCVAVNQAGRNISSIDLRAEAPIQARITSRDQLYPAGVDVTLKCQAKGYQTPGIAWYKNFEAIVESEKYLRKENGSVDRLLTTVVDTLTIKNADESDSGSYICNATNEAGSDTSQIRVKVTDVTIHPNCTDVIDHDDCVRYLSTECSVTDYIARFCCRTCTLVEHLPAHGPHLLNTAKAPLSADLRLSGSDSVWKFPWGSNIDISCTSGSLLKPTVLWFKDGHMIEESEKYRIQVSEEKVWVRHFVKSQLTVKTLKVGDNGRYTCRAVILGTTEERHATLVFEQDGFFSFRERIQ